From Qipengyuania psychrotolerans:
TTTGCGGGCGTGACGTTCAACTATTTTATCATCAACGGCGTGGTGACGACCGAAGTGTTCCTCATCACCGGCAGCTTTTGGGCGTTGTTTGCAGCGTTGGTGATGCACGGTGTCGGCTATTTCGCCTGCCTTCGCGAACCTCGGATTTTCGATTTGTGGATGACCAAGGTGTCCAAGTGCCCGCGGGTGAAGAATTACAAGCGCTGGGGGTGCAACAGCTATGCCGCGTAATGGCAAATGGATCGGACCCGCCTCGTGGAGCGCGAAGGAAGCCCGTGCGGGCGACCGCCTTCCCTACGCCAGGCTGATTGACGCAAACACCATCATGCTGCGTGACGGCAGCGTCATGACTGCACTGCAGGTCCCAGGCCTGCTTTTCGAAACTGAAGATAGCGAAGCGCTCAACGCTCATGCTGCAACGCGCGAGGTAATGCTGCGCAGCACGCTCGATGCGCGGTTCGTCATGTATCATCACGTCATCCGTCGCCGTGTTTCGGTCGATCTCGATGCCGAATTTCCCGATCCCATCAGCCGCCATATCGACGGGCGTTGGAAGGAACGGCTCGGTTCCGGGAAGCTGTTCGTGAACGACCAGTTCGTCACGCTAATTCGCCGTCCTGCGCGCGGTAAGGCCGGGCTGGCCGAGCGGCTCAGCAAAAAGGCCAGGCGCCAGAAGGAAAGACTCGAACCCGATGCCAAGGACATTCGTTCCTTGCGGGCGGCAGCACAGGGCCTGATCGCTTCCCTCCAGGCTTATGGCGCAACCCCGCTGGGTGAATATATCGGTCCGCAGGGCAGCGTGAACTCAGAGATGCTCGAACTGCTCTCTGCGCTCTATAACGGCGAAATGCGACCGGTTCGCAAGCCATCGGACGAAGTCGATATCGGTCAGATGCTGCCCTATCGCCGCGCAAGCTTTGGCCTTGATGCAATGGAAGTGCGCGGCTCTGGCTCGCCTGAGTTTAGCGCAATACTCGGCC
This genomic window contains:
- a CDS encoding type IV secretion system protein VirB3, with the translated sequence MTSLVRHPVHRALTRPQMFAGVTFNYFIINGVVTTEVFLITGSFWALFAALVMHGVGYFACLREPRIFDLWMTKVSKCPRVKNYKRWGCNSYAA